One Clarias gariepinus isolate MV-2021 ecotype Netherlands chromosome 18, CGAR_prim_01v2, whole genome shotgun sequence genomic window carries:
- the ifngr1 gene encoding interferon gamma receptor 1: MRAPVLRILETLTVLTVLSRSTHSTNTTVPPPSNVIVTCNSYGVEVEWTATNLSEKAEFLLEVKQDFGIPIPTKITKYHRFNISDLLQDTGYNRYLVKVKAIDGGRESVFAESQIFSFSYKTTATIFCDLEFPTVTLFPRDGNLFVKFVNPLHLYRDTPALRNLLDTDKLKYTLISGKISKNATCSVEERECESSVSFPEEQEEYCITLSGWIRQTRVQGTELYCYSETLNPGPPVISIVIPVLVVFLLFLLLSLATVFLVIFLSKKIKKENLSMFPQFLEDISTHTPLITPNSEPVAKNPRVEPTGEIPSNKPCDLQESTTQLETSANSGDLSDRSENEDMYEGSGSTGVTSVSPYNQYGYRDNLSSSECLVYDRGHVLLEMSPGDLVKNYG; the protein is encoded by the exons ATGCGCGCTCCTGTGCTCCGGATCCTGGAGACACTGACTGTACTGACTGTACTGAGCAGGTCGACACACTCCACAAACACCACCG TTCCCCCTCCCTCGAATGTGATTGTGACGTGTAATAGTTATGGAGTCGAGGTGGAGTGGACGGCTACTAATCTCAGTGAAAAAGCTGAATTCCTGTTAGAGGTCAAGCAAGATTTTGG GATACCCATACCGACAAAGATCACAAAGTATCATCGATTCAACATATCTGACCTGCTGCAGGACACTGGGTACAACCGCTACCTTGTGAAAGTCAAAGCCATAGATGGCGGACGGGAGTCTGTTTTTGCGGAATCACAAATTTTCTCTTTCAGTTATAAGACAACAGCAACAATCTTCT GTGACCTCGAGTTCCCCACAGTCACGCTGTTTCCTCGTGATGGgaatttgtttgttaaattcgTCAATCCTTTGCACCTGTACAGAGACACACCTGCTCTACGCAATCTCTTGGACACAGACAAACTCAAGTACACTCTCATCAGCGGAAAG ATAAGTAAAAACGCTACTTGCTCTGTTGAGGAGCgcgagtgtgagagcagtgtgtCGTTCCCTGAAGAGCAAGAGGAATATTGCATCACCCTCTCGGGATGGATCAGACAAACTCGTGTACAGGGAACAGAACTCTATTGCTACTCAGAAACCCTTAATCCTG GTCCACCTGTCATCAGTATCGTGATCCCTGTGCTGGTGGTTTTCTTGCTGTTTTTGCTTTTATCATTGGCCACTGTGTTCCTGGTGATCTTTTTAAGTAAGAAAATCAAGAAGGAAAACCTTTCCATGTTCCCACAATTTCTG GAGGACAtatccacacacactcctctgatCACGCCTAACTCAGAACCTGTGGCTAAAAACCCCAGAGTCGAACCGACTGGCGAAATTCCTTCCAACAAGCCTTGCGATTTACAGGAAAGCACCACCCAGCTGGAAACCTCCGCCAACAGCGGTGACTTATCAGATCGCTCTGAGAATGAGGACATGTATGAAGGCTCAGGAAGCACCGGAGTGACATCAGTAAGCCCTTACAATCAGTACGGGTACAGAGACAATCTGTCAAGCAGCGAGTGTTTGGTTTATGACCGGGGGCACGTGCTCCTAGAAATGAGTCCAGGAGATTTGGTAAAGAATTACGGCTAG
- the ltv1 gene encoding protein LTV1 homolog isoform X1 translates to MPHRKKKSFISKKNAVSFHLVHRSQKDPLAADEKAPQHVLIPAATKVETEKRREEQRKYGVFFDDDYDYLQHLREASQPAELVSASRPYRDSRSLGFGEAEEEEAAVEVDEDEEAEVVMEIPQSASIKLPSSVFASEFEEEVGLLNKAAPISGPRLDMDPDIVAALDEDFDFDDPENVLDDDFVIKANDVVSGDNDMGEGGDDDEEWESTDEGESGEEGRDDDDRSYDSAGGVSDEDGEGDRAWFMFMDCETKSRFTDYSLTSSVMRRNEQLTLLDERFEKFYEQFDDDEIGALDNAELEGFINPSSTRLEDVIHDYFKQKEKEIQKPDQLGPPELPSLKEEDEEEDEEQEMETLVIEEAPEEKWDCETIISTYSNLYNRPKLIEDPPKQKQIRVSSKTGIPLDVLPHRGLTAKQVERMERINDSDLPRASTQPRSREESRDDRKLRKQAIKEERKERRMEKKSNKVAFKQEKQKQEKQMVSLRANVQGMKLS, encoded by the exons ATG CCTCACAGGAAAAAGAAATCGTTCATTAGTAAGAAAAATGCCGTGTCGTTCCACCTGGTGCACAGGAGTCAGAAAGACCCGCTGGCAGCCGACGAAAAAGCGCCTCAGCATGTCCTCATACCTGCTGCCACTAAG GTTGAGACCGAGAAAAGAAGAGAGGAGCAGAGGAAGTACGGCGTGTTTTTCGACGACGATTACGATTACCTGCAGCACCTCAGAGAGGCGTCTCAGCCTGCAGAGCTCGTCTCCGCATCACGACCATACAGAGACTCACGATCTCTGGGGTTtggagaagcagaagaagaagaagcagccGTGGAGGTAGATGAGGATGAAGAGGCGGAGGTTGTCATGGAGATTCCT CAGTCGGCCTCCATCAAACTCCCGTCGTCTGTGTTCGCCTCAGAGTTTGAGGAGGAAGTGGGTTTGTTAAACAAAGCTGCTCCCATATCAG GCCCAAGGCTGGACATGGACCCGGACATAGTGGCTGCTCTGGATGAAGACTTTGACTTTGACGACCCTGAGAACGTCCTGGACGACGACTTCGTCATTAAAGCCAATGACGTGGTGTCAGGAGACAACGACATGGG TgaaggtggtgatgatgatgaagagtgGGAGTCCACGGACGAGGGTGAGAGCGGTGAAGAAGGACGCGACGACGATGATCGGAGCTATGACTCGGCAGGTGGCGTGTCCGATGAGGACGGCGAAGGGGACAGGGCGTGGTTCATGTTCATGGACTGTGAGACGAAGAGTCGGTTCACTGATTACTCGCTCACGTCGTCTGTGATGAGGAGGAACGAGCAGCTCACGCTCCTGGACGAGCGCTTCGAAAAG ttctaCGAGCAGTTTGACGATGATGAAATCGGCGCTCTCGATAACGCAGAGCTGGAAGGATTCATCAACCCGTCGAGTACACGGCTAGAGGACGTCATCCACGACTACTTCAAACAGAAGGAGAAGGA gatCCAGAAGCCGGATCAGCTCGGCCCTCCTGAACTGCCCTCTCTGAAGGAGGAAGACgaagaggaggatgaagaaCAGGAAATGGAGACGCTGGTCATTGAGGAGGCACCTGAGGAGAAGTGGGACTGCGAGACCATCATCA GCACGTACTCGAACCTGTACAATCGCCCGAAGCTGATCGAAgacccacccaag cagAAGCAGATCCGCGTGTCCAGTAAGACGGGGATTCCTCTGGACGTGCTGCCCCACAGAGGTCTGACGGCGAAGCAGGTGGAGCGCATGGAGAGGATCAACGACTCGGACCTGCCGCGAGCCTCCACGCAGCCGCGCTCCCGAGAGGAGAGCAGAGACGACCGCAAACTCAGGAAACAGGCCATCAAAGAGGAGAGGAAG GAGCGACGGATGGAGAAGAAGTCTAATAAGGTGGCGTTTAAGCAGGAGAAACAGAAGCAAGAGAAGCAGATGGTCAGCCTGAGGGCTAACGTACAGGGCATGAAGCTGTCCTGA
- the ltv1 gene encoding protein LTV1 homolog isoform X2 yields the protein MPHRKKKSFISKKNAVSFHLVHRSQKDPLAADEKAPQHVLIPAATKVETEKRREEQRKYGVFFDDDYDYLQHLREASQPAELVSASRPYRDSRSLGFGEAEEEEAAVEVDEDEEAEVVMEIPSASIKLPSSVFASEFEEEVGLLNKAAPISGPRLDMDPDIVAALDEDFDFDDPENVLDDDFVIKANDVVSGDNDMGEGGDDDEEWESTDEGESGEEGRDDDDRSYDSAGGVSDEDGEGDRAWFMFMDCETKSRFTDYSLTSSVMRRNEQLTLLDERFEKFYEQFDDDEIGALDNAELEGFINPSSTRLEDVIHDYFKQKEKEIQKPDQLGPPELPSLKEEDEEEDEEQEMETLVIEEAPEEKWDCETIISTYSNLYNRPKLIEDPPKQKQIRVSSKTGIPLDVLPHRGLTAKQVERMERINDSDLPRASTQPRSREESRDDRKLRKQAIKEERKERRMEKKSNKVAFKQEKQKQEKQMVSLRANVQGMKLS from the exons ATG CCTCACAGGAAAAAGAAATCGTTCATTAGTAAGAAAAATGCCGTGTCGTTCCACCTGGTGCACAGGAGTCAGAAAGACCCGCTGGCAGCCGACGAAAAAGCGCCTCAGCATGTCCTCATACCTGCTGCCACTAAG GTTGAGACCGAGAAAAGAAGAGAGGAGCAGAGGAAGTACGGCGTGTTTTTCGACGACGATTACGATTACCTGCAGCACCTCAGAGAGGCGTCTCAGCCTGCAGAGCTCGTCTCCGCATCACGACCATACAGAGACTCACGATCTCTGGGGTTtggagaagcagaagaagaagaagcagccGTGGAGGTAGATGAGGATGAAGAGGCGGAGGTTGTCATGGAGATTCCT TCGGCCTCCATCAAACTCCCGTCGTCTGTGTTCGCCTCAGAGTTTGAGGAGGAAGTGGGTTTGTTAAACAAAGCTGCTCCCATATCAG GCCCAAGGCTGGACATGGACCCGGACATAGTGGCTGCTCTGGATGAAGACTTTGACTTTGACGACCCTGAGAACGTCCTGGACGACGACTTCGTCATTAAAGCCAATGACGTGGTGTCAGGAGACAACGACATGGG TgaaggtggtgatgatgatgaagagtgGGAGTCCACGGACGAGGGTGAGAGCGGTGAAGAAGGACGCGACGACGATGATCGGAGCTATGACTCGGCAGGTGGCGTGTCCGATGAGGACGGCGAAGGGGACAGGGCGTGGTTCATGTTCATGGACTGTGAGACGAAGAGTCGGTTCACTGATTACTCGCTCACGTCGTCTGTGATGAGGAGGAACGAGCAGCTCACGCTCCTGGACGAGCGCTTCGAAAAG ttctaCGAGCAGTTTGACGATGATGAAATCGGCGCTCTCGATAACGCAGAGCTGGAAGGATTCATCAACCCGTCGAGTACACGGCTAGAGGACGTCATCCACGACTACTTCAAACAGAAGGAGAAGGA gatCCAGAAGCCGGATCAGCTCGGCCCTCCTGAACTGCCCTCTCTGAAGGAGGAAGACgaagaggaggatgaagaaCAGGAAATGGAGACGCTGGTCATTGAGGAGGCACCTGAGGAGAAGTGGGACTGCGAGACCATCATCA GCACGTACTCGAACCTGTACAATCGCCCGAAGCTGATCGAAgacccacccaag cagAAGCAGATCCGCGTGTCCAGTAAGACGGGGATTCCTCTGGACGTGCTGCCCCACAGAGGTCTGACGGCGAAGCAGGTGGAGCGCATGGAGAGGATCAACGACTCGGACCTGCCGCGAGCCTCCACGCAGCCGCGCTCCCGAGAGGAGAGCAGAGACGACCGCAAACTCAGGAAACAGGCCATCAAAGAGGAGAGGAAG GAGCGACGGATGGAGAAGAAGTCTAATAAGGTGGCGTTTAAGCAGGAGAAACAGAAGCAAGAGAAGCAGATGGTCAGCCTGAGGGCTAACGTACAGGGCATGAAGCTGTCCTGA
- the ltv1 gene encoding protein LTV1 homolog isoform X3, whose translation MPHRKKKSFISKKNAVSFHLVHRSQKDPLAADEKAPQHVLIPAATKVETEKRREEQRKYGVFFDDDYDYLQHLREASQPAELVSASRPYRDSRSLGFGEAEEEEAAVEVDEDEEAEVVMEIPQSASIKLPSSVFASEFEEEVGLLNKAAPISGPRLDMDPDIVAALDEDFDFDDPENVLDDDFVIKANDVVSGDNDMGEGGDDDEEWESTDEGESGEEGRDDDDRSYDSAGGVSDEDGEGDRAWFMFMDCETKSRFTDYSLTSSVMRRNEQLTLLDERFEKFYEQFDDDEIGALDNAELEGFINPSSTRLEDVIHDYFKQKEKEIQKPDQLGPPELPSLKEEDEEEDEEQEMETLVIEEAPEEKWDCETIISTYSNLYNRPKLIEDPPKKQIRVSSKTGIPLDVLPHRGLTAKQVERMERINDSDLPRASTQPRSREESRDDRKLRKQAIKEERKERRMEKKSNKVAFKQEKQKQEKQMVSLRANVQGMKLS comes from the exons ATG CCTCACAGGAAAAAGAAATCGTTCATTAGTAAGAAAAATGCCGTGTCGTTCCACCTGGTGCACAGGAGTCAGAAAGACCCGCTGGCAGCCGACGAAAAAGCGCCTCAGCATGTCCTCATACCTGCTGCCACTAAG GTTGAGACCGAGAAAAGAAGAGAGGAGCAGAGGAAGTACGGCGTGTTTTTCGACGACGATTACGATTACCTGCAGCACCTCAGAGAGGCGTCTCAGCCTGCAGAGCTCGTCTCCGCATCACGACCATACAGAGACTCACGATCTCTGGGGTTtggagaagcagaagaagaagaagcagccGTGGAGGTAGATGAGGATGAAGAGGCGGAGGTTGTCATGGAGATTCCT CAGTCGGCCTCCATCAAACTCCCGTCGTCTGTGTTCGCCTCAGAGTTTGAGGAGGAAGTGGGTTTGTTAAACAAAGCTGCTCCCATATCAG GCCCAAGGCTGGACATGGACCCGGACATAGTGGCTGCTCTGGATGAAGACTTTGACTTTGACGACCCTGAGAACGTCCTGGACGACGACTTCGTCATTAAAGCCAATGACGTGGTGTCAGGAGACAACGACATGGG TgaaggtggtgatgatgatgaagagtgGGAGTCCACGGACGAGGGTGAGAGCGGTGAAGAAGGACGCGACGACGATGATCGGAGCTATGACTCGGCAGGTGGCGTGTCCGATGAGGACGGCGAAGGGGACAGGGCGTGGTTCATGTTCATGGACTGTGAGACGAAGAGTCGGTTCACTGATTACTCGCTCACGTCGTCTGTGATGAGGAGGAACGAGCAGCTCACGCTCCTGGACGAGCGCTTCGAAAAG ttctaCGAGCAGTTTGACGATGATGAAATCGGCGCTCTCGATAACGCAGAGCTGGAAGGATTCATCAACCCGTCGAGTACACGGCTAGAGGACGTCATCCACGACTACTTCAAACAGAAGGAGAAGGA gatCCAGAAGCCGGATCAGCTCGGCCCTCCTGAACTGCCCTCTCTGAAGGAGGAAGACgaagaggaggatgaagaaCAGGAAATGGAGACGCTGGTCATTGAGGAGGCACCTGAGGAGAAGTGGGACTGCGAGACCATCATCA GCACGTACTCGAACCTGTACAATCGCCCGAAGCTGATCGAAgacccacccaag AAGCAGATCCGCGTGTCCAGTAAGACGGGGATTCCTCTGGACGTGCTGCCCCACAGAGGTCTGACGGCGAAGCAGGTGGAGCGCATGGAGAGGATCAACGACTCGGACCTGCCGCGAGCCTCCACGCAGCCGCGCTCCCGAGAGGAGAGCAGAGACGACCGCAAACTCAGGAAACAGGCCATCAAAGAGGAGAGGAAG GAGCGACGGATGGAGAAGAAGTCTAATAAGGTGGCGTTTAAGCAGGAGAAACAGAAGCAAGAGAAGCAGATGGTCAGCCTGAGGGCTAACGTACAGGGCATGAAGCTGTCCTGA